Within Inmirania thermothiophila, the genomic segment GACGAAGTTGCCCTCCGGCGCGGTCTCCCGCGCCACCACCTCCCACTCCGCCTCGGTGGGCAGCCGCGCCCCCGCCCAGCGGGCGTAGGCGTCGGCCTCGTAGAAGCTCAGGTGGGCCACCGGCTCGTCGGCGGCGAGGGGGCGCACGCCGCCGAGGGTGTAGACCTCCCACCCCTCCGGGCCGCGGTGCCAGTGCAGCGGATGGCGCCAGCCCTCGTCGCGCACCCGCACCCAGGCGTCGGCAAGCCACCAGCGCGGGTCGCGGTAGCCGCCGTCCTCCACGAAGGCGAGGTACTCGCCGCAGGTGACCGGCCGCGAGGCGATGCGGAAGGGCGCGAGCCAGACCCGGTGGCGCGGGGTCTCGTTGTCGTAGGCGAAGCCCGCGCCGCCGTGGCCGATCTCCACCAGTCCCCCGGGGTGGTCGATCCAGTCCATGGACGCAGGCGCCACCGCCGGCGGCGGCGCGAGGTCGTCGCGGTAGGCCGGGCGCAGGGGGTGGATGCCGAGGTTGTGCTTGATGTCGGTGAGGAGCAGCTCCTGGTGCTGCTGCTCGTGGTGGAGGCCGAGCACGGTGCGGAAGGCGATCTCGGGCCAGGCGGCGGCGGGGGCCTGCGCGAGCAGCGCGGTCATGGCCGCGTCCACGTGGGCCCGGTAGCGCAGGATCTCCGCCACCGTGGGGCGCGAGAGCAGGCCGCGGCGCGGGCGCGGCCAGAAGCTGCCCACGGTCTCGTAGTAGCTGTTGAAGAGCTGCGCGTAGGCGGGGCGGAAGGGGCGATGGTCCGGGGCCAGGGGGGCGAGGACGAAGGTCTCGAAGAACCAGGTGACGTGGGCGAGGTGCCACTTGGGCGGGCTGACCTCCGGGATGCTCTGCACCACGTGGTCCTCGATCTCCAGCGGGCGGCAGATCCGCTCGCTGAAGCCGCGCACGGCGCGGTAGGCCGCGATCAGCGTCCCGCGCGCCTCGCCCGCGGGCGGGGCGGCGAGCGCCGTCGTCCAGTCGCCTTCCCTGCTCACGCCGGAAGCTCCGCCCCCTTTCCCATGCGCAACCATAGCAGAGCCGGCGGCGTCCGGAGGCCGGGCTGTGCTAGGCTGGCGCGGCGCGATCGCGGCCGGAACCGGAGAAGGGGGGGACATGGCGAGAAGGGCCCTGTGGCGCAACCTGTTCCGACGCCCGCCGCCGTGGCCCGAGCGGGTGGCGGCGCTGTGGGCGGCCACCCCGCTGTTCGAGGGCGTGCCGGCGGCGGCGCTGCGGCGGCTCGCCGCCACCACGCACCGCCGCGTCTACGCCCCCGGCGAGGTCCTCTTCCGCGCCGCCGAACCCGCGGCCGGGGCGCTGCTCGTGGTCAGCGGCCGGGTGGAGATCCGCGACGGCGCAGACGCCGTGGCGGAGCTCGCCGCGGGGGACTTCGCGGGCGAGACGGGGCTCGTCCTGGAGGCGCCGCGGGGGGTGGATGCGGTGGCCCTGGAGCGGGTGGAGGCGGCCTTCCTGCTGCGCCTCGAGGTGGAGGCGTGGATGGGGCGCGAGCCACGCGCGGGGGCGCGGCTCGCCCTCAACCTGGCCTCGGTGCTGGCGCGGCGGCTGCTGGAGGAGCCGGCGGCGTGACCCTGTGGCGGCTGCCGGCCCTGCGCGCCGGGGCGCTCTTCGTGGCGGTGACGGCGGCGGGTGCGGCGCTCGCCTGGCTGCTTGCGCCGCTGCTGCCGGCCCTGGTGCTGGCGCTGCTGCTGCGCACGGCGCTGGAGCCGCTGGTGACCGCGCTCGAGCGCGGCGGGCTGGGGCGGGGGGTGGCGGTGCTCGCGGCCCTTGCGGTGCTGGTGGGCGGGGCCGCATTGGCGCTGGCGGTGGCGGTCCCGTCCCTGGCGGCGCAGCTCGGCGAGCTGCAGGCGCGCCTGCCGGCGATCTGGGCCGGCCTCGGCCGCGCGGCGGCGGCGCTGCAGGACTGGCTCGAGGCGACGCTGGGGCTGTCGGTCGACCTGCGCTCGATGCTGCCGCCGCTGGTGGGGGAGCTGCAGCGGCTCGGGGCGGCGGCGCTGCGCGCGGTGGGCGGGGCCCTCGCCGAGGCCGCGGGGCTGGTGCTGCTGGTGCCGGTGCTGGCCTTCTTCCTGCTGCGCGACTTCCGGGCCCTGCGTGACCGCCTCATGGGGCTGCTGCCCAACCGGGCCTTCGAGGCCGGTTGGCGCATCTACGGCCGCGTCGCCCGCCGCCTCGAGGCCTACGTGCGCGGGGTGATGCTGCAGTCGCTGGTGATGGCCTGCATCACCGGGGTCGGCTTCGCCCTCGTGGGGCTCGATCTCGCGGTGCTGCTGGGGGCGCTCGCGGGGCTGCTCAACGTGATCCCCTACGTGGGGCCGCTGCTGGCCATGGCGGGGCCGGTGCTGGTGGCGCTGGCGGCGCCGCAGCCCGAGCTCTGGCAGGTGGCGGCCGCCGCCGGGACGGTGCTCCTTGCGCAGATCGTGGACAACGTCCTGGTGGTGCCGCTGGTGATCGCCCAGGCCGCGGCCCTGCATCCGCTGACGGTGATCGTGGCGGTGGTGGTGGCGGGGGGGCAGTTCGGCTTCTTCGGCATGATCGCGGCGGTGCCGCTGCTCTTCACCCTCAAGATCGTCTACCGCGGGCTGCGCGAGGGGGTCTGATCGGAGCGCAGCACGGGCTCGGGCCAGGGGCTGCCGCGGCAGGCCGCCCCTTGGGCGCGCCAGCCGCGCACGATCCCGCTCTCGTCGACGAAGAGGGTGATCTCGCAGGTGATGACGTAGGGCTCGGGGGGCAGGCCGGGTCCCGGGATCACCGTGATCCAGCGGACGTCGCCCTCGTCGCCCCCGACGAAGATGTGGGTCGGGGCCTCGAGGCCCGGCTGCACGCCGGTCTCGACCCGGCGCCACGTCAGCGCCCGCCGGCCCTGCGGCAGGGCGTGCTCGAGGTAGCCGTAGCCGAGCCGCTCGACGGCCTCGCCGGCCGGGCGGCCGACGAGCCCGTCGAGGGCGCGGCGGAAGCTCCCGGTCCCGGCGCAGCCGGCGACGAGCAGGGCGAGGGACAGGATGCCGATGGCACGCATGGCGCCTCCGCGGGGGTGCGGCCCGGACCGCCGGCGGTATAATAGGCGTTCGGCGTCGCACGGGCGAAAGTGGCGGAACTGGTAGACGCGCCGGCCTTAGAAGCCGGTGGGGTGACCCCCCGTGAGAGTTCGAGTCTCTC encodes:
- the egtB gene encoding ergothioneine biosynthesis protein EgtB; the encoded protein is MSREGDWTTALAAPPAGEARGTLIAAYRAVRGFSERICRPLEIEDHVVQSIPEVSPPKWHLAHVTWFFETFVLAPLAPDHRPFRPAYAQLFNSYYETVGSFWPRPRRGLLSRPTVAEILRYRAHVDAAMTALLAQAPAAAWPEIAFRTVLGLHHEQQHQELLLTDIKHNLGIHPLRPAYRDDLAPPPAVAPASMDWIDHPGGLVEIGHGGAGFAYDNETPRHRVWLAPFRIASRPVTCGEYLAFVEDGGYRDPRWWLADAWVRVRDEGWRHPLHWHRGPEGWEVYTLGGVRPLAADEPVAHLSFYEADAYARWAGARLPTEAEWEVVARETAPEGNFVEDDHLHPVPVAEGAGVRGIWGQVWEWTASPYRPYPGFRPLAGSLGEYNAKFMANQMVCRGGSCLTSRTHVRATYRNFFYGHDRWQMTGMRLAADP
- a CDS encoding cyclic nucleotide-binding domain-containing protein: MARRALWRNLFRRPPPWPERVAALWAATPLFEGVPAAALRRLAATTHRRVYAPGEVLFRAAEPAAGALLVVSGRVEIRDGADAVAELAAGDFAGETGLVLEAPRGVDAVALERVEAAFLLRLEVEAWMGREPRAGARLALNLASVLARRLLEEPAA
- a CDS encoding AI-2E family transporter, which produces MTLWRLPALRAGALFVAVTAAGAALAWLLAPLLPALVLALLLRTALEPLVTALERGGLGRGVAVLAALAVLVGGAALALAVAVPSLAAQLGELQARLPAIWAGLGRAAAALQDWLEATLGLSVDLRSMLPPLVGELQRLGAAALRAVGGALAEAAGLVLLVPVLAFFLLRDFRALRDRLMGLLPNRAFEAGWRIYGRVARRLEAYVRGVMLQSLVMACITGVGFALVGLDLAVLLGALAGLLNVIPYVGPLLAMAGPVLVALAAPQPELWQVAAAAGTVLLAQIVDNVLVVPLVIAQAAALHPLTVIVAVVVAGGQFGFFGMIAAVPLLFTLKIVYRGLREGV